The Malus domestica chromosome 10, GDT2T_hap1 genome contains a region encoding:
- the LOC139188578 gene encoding uncharacterized protein has protein sequence MTNISRSPFTDEIEQAETPCEFSMPHFTYFKRDEDPKKHLKHYRSVMILYRNNDDLMCKIFATTLQGEVQDWFYTLPPQSIRSFNELSLVLTKEYSSHHSIKKKSDHLFNVKKNPKELFRDYVKRFKAEKAMIVRCNDSIARATFQKGLPVNHLLFRKLIMKEDLTLADSVTLVKKYAL, from the coding sequence atgaccaatataagcaggtcacccttcacggatgagatcgagcaggcagagacTCCATGCgagtttagcatgccacatttcacatatttcaaaagggatgaagacccgaagaaacacttaaagcactaccgaagcgtaatgatcctctatcgaaacaacgacgatctcatgtgcaagatattcgctaCCACTCTACAAGGTGAGGTGCAAGATTGGTTTTATACCCTGCCACCACAATCTATCCGGAGTTtcaacgaactttctttggttttaaccaaagaatattcatcccaTCACTCAatcaaaaagaagtccgaccatttgttcaacgtcaagaagaacccaaaagagTTGTTTCGtgactatgtgaagaggttcaaagcagagaaggcaatGATAGtcagatgcaacgactcgatagctagagcaaccttccaaaaaggacttccagtaAACCACCTgctattcagaaaattgatcatgaaagaagatctaactctggcagactcagTCACTCTAGTAAAGAAGTATGCACTTTAG
- the LOC114827383 gene encoding uncharacterized mitochondrial protein AtMg00810-like, whose amino-acid sequence MMISEFEMSLVGELNYFLGLQVKQENDGIFISQTKYAKNLAKKFGLEGSKAARAPMSTCAKIHKDSSGKDVNQTLYRSMIRSLLYLTASRPDITFAIKVCARFQNCLKESYLQAVKTIIKYVYCAIDYGLQYTHDTNTNLVGFSDADWAK is encoded by the coding sequence ATGATGATAAGTGAATTTGAGATGAGCTTGGTTGGTGAGTTAAACTACTTCCTTGGACTTCAAGTGAAACAAGAAAATGATGGCATTTTCATCTCTCAAACAAAGTATGCCAAGAATTTAGCGAAGAAGTTTGGTCTCGAGGGTTCAAAAGCTGCTAGAGCTCCAATGAGCACATGTGCCAAAATTCACAAGGACTCAAGTGGCAAGGATGTTAATCAAACTCTATATAGAAGCATGATTAGAAGCTTACTCTACCTGACTGCCAGCAGACCTGACATCACATTTGCTATTAAGGTATGTGCACGATTTCAAAACTGTCTCAAGGAGTCTTATTTACAAGCAGTCAAAACGATTATCAAGTATGTGTATTGCGCCATTGATTATGGACTTCAATATACTCATGACACCAACACAAACTTGGTTGGGTtcagtgatgctgattgggctaaGTGA